The following are encoded together in the Populus trichocarpa isolate Nisqually-1 chromosome 5, P.trichocarpa_v4.1, whole genome shotgun sequence genome:
- the LOC7489745 gene encoding CBS domain-containing protein CBSX1, chloroplastic produces the protein MDASILHSDSLSRTRLCVTTTTASAVSLTHQMPCLLFSTPGRKLVSLSSISWPRRSPSLIAAASSGTLMANSPKSGVYTVGDFMTRKEDLHVVKPTTTVNEALETLVERRITGFPVIDDDWKLVGLVSDYDLLALDSISGGGRTETNMFPEVDSTWKTFNEVQMLLNKTNGKVVGDLMTPAPVVVRETTNLEDSVRLLLETKYRRLPVVDADGKLVGIITRGNVVRAALHIKHAMERKA, from the exons ATGGACGCTTCGATTCTACACTCCGACTCTCTCTCCCGCACACGCCTGTGCGTCACCACCACCACAGCATCTGCTGTTTCCCTCACTCACCAGATGCCCTGCCTTCTCTTTTCTACTCCTGGACGGAAACTTGTCTCGTTATCCTCCATTTCTTGGCCTCGCAGGTCTCCTTCCCTTATAGCAGCTGCAAGTAGTGGCACCTTGATGGCCAATTCT CCAAAAAGTGGGGTATATACAGTTGGTGATTTTAtgacaaggaaagaagatttgCATGTGGTAAAACCGACAACAACTGTAAATGAAg CACTGGAGACTCTTGTAGAACGTAGAATTACTGGTTTTCCTGTGATTGATGATGATTGGAAACTG GTTGGTCTTGTGTCAGATTATGACTTGTTAGCATTGGACTCCATATCAg GTGGTGGAAGAACCGAAACTAACATGTTTCCTGAAGTCGACAGCACTTGGAAA ACTTTCAACGAGGTACAAATGTTGCTCAATAAAACCAATGGGAAGGTTGTTGGTGACTTGATGACACCAGCACCAGTTGTTGTTCGTGAAACCACCAATCTTGAGGATTCTGTAAG ATTATTACTTGAGACAAAATACCGTAGACTTCCAGTTGTGGATGCCGACGGCAAGCTT GTTGGAATTATCACAAGAGGAAATGTTGTAAGAGCTGCTTTGCATATAAAACATGCCATGGAAAGGAAAGCGTAG